Proteins encoded together in one uncultured Desulfosarcina sp. window:
- a CDS encoding 1,4-dihydroxy-6-naphthoate synthase, translating into MATKRLTFGYSPCPNDTFMFDAIARGTVGIEGWRIDPVLHDVQTLNNLALEAALDISKLSFYAWMAVKDTYRLLSSGGAMGFGCGPVLVARKPLKREQIRDCRVVLPGAWTTAHLLFRLWAPDADQRFFVPYDHIFETIDSGQADCGVIIHESRFTFEEAGFRTIVDLGAWWEEQTGLPIPLGGIAVKKSLGDALFDQIDGAVNASIRQAMGDPDAALPYIRQHAQEMDAAVLKAHIHTFVNDFSLDSGATGRKALDVLESMAKTAGVL; encoded by the coding sequence ATGGCAACCAAACGACTGACATTCGGCTACTCTCCCTGCCCCAACGATACCTTCATGTTCGACGCGATTGCACGGGGTACCGTGGGGATCGAGGGGTGGCGGATCGATCCGGTGCTGCACGATGTCCAGACCCTCAACAACCTGGCCCTGGAGGCGGCCCTGGATATCAGCAAGCTCTCTTTTTACGCCTGGATGGCGGTCAAGGATACCTACCGGCTGCTGAGCAGCGGCGGTGCCATGGGATTTGGATGCGGTCCGGTGCTGGTCGCGAGAAAACCCTTGAAGCGCGAGCAGATCCGGGACTGCCGGGTGGTGCTGCCCGGAGCGTGGACCACGGCCCATCTTCTTTTTCGCCTGTGGGCGCCGGATGCCGACCAGCGTTTTTTCGTGCCCTATGACCATATTTTTGAAACCATCGATTCCGGGCAGGCGGACTGCGGCGTGATCATTCACGAGAGCCGCTTCACCTTCGAAGAGGCGGGCTTTCGCACCATCGTCGATCTGGGAGCCTGGTGGGAAGAACAAACCGGCCTGCCCATCCCCTTAGGCGGCATCGCCGTCAAAAAGAGCCTGGGAGATGCGCTCTTCGATCAGATCGATGGGGCGGTCAACGCCAGCATCCGGCAGGCCATGGGCGATCCCGACGCGGCCCTGCCCTACATCCGTCAGCACGCCCAGGAGATGGATGCCGCCGTGCTCAAGGCCCACATCCACACCTTCGTAAACGATTTCAGCCTGGATTCGGGCGCGACAGGACGAAAAGCGCTGGACGTCCTCGAATCCATGGCCAAAACGGCCGGTGTCCTGTGA
- a CDS encoding DNA polymerase III subunit alpha, whose amino-acid sequence MSEETSDFVHLHVHTQYSLLDGAIRLGDLFKRAKEFHMPAVALTDHGTMFGALDFYQQATSSGIKPIVGCECYLAPRTLKDKTPQDKAGSRHLVLLAENQQGYRNLCKLATIGQLEGFYYKPRIDKAVLAEHAEGIIALSACLKGEIPQYILAGKMDKAEEAALTYLKMFGEGNFFLELQHNGIAVQEKVNQGLVELSRMLDIPLVATNDCHYLDQKDAKAHEVLLCIQTQKTMADEDRFVFDSDQLYFKSPEEMKHHFAEYPGAIENTVAIADRCYIEFDFKTYHFPQFDAESGKTANELFEAQVREGYERRMGPVRRKNPDLDETVYRERLEYELKTIKDMGFPGYFLIVADFIRYAKENGIPVGPGRGSAAGSLVSYAMSITDLDPIEHGLIFERFLNPSRISMPDIDVDFCIHGRERVYNYVVERYGGGDYVAQIITYGKMKAKLVIRDVGRALGLPLAEVDTIAKLIPDSLKMTIDKALKEEPKLAEMVKTDPRIAELIGISRALEGLSRHASTHAAGVVIGDKPLVEYLPLYKGKKGEVVTQFDMKKVEDIGLVKFDFLGLRNLTVIDHALKSIVDQGKTAPDLANLPMDDEKTFTLLQSGDTTGVFQLESSGMKNLMVRLHPESFEDLTALVALYRPGPLDSGMVDDFVDRKHGKKEVVYSVDSLEPILQETYGVIVYQEQVMQVAGALAGYTMADADSLRKAIGKKIADLMAKHREKFVTGAVKNGVDKAVATELFDLIEKFGGYGFNKSHSAAYALIAYQTAYLKAHFPVEFMAALLTSEIDTIDGVVKFINECRSHGIEVLPPDINESSTLFTAVDDRIRFGLAAVKNVGGAAVDLIIAEREANGTFESLFDFCQRVDLTKVNKRVLESLIRCGAFDSTGVYRSRLMAVLEEALDYGQRIQRERNSAQMSLFDAGGGENLSINLPAIPNIDEWDGHEKLQQEKETLGFYVTGHPLDRYKDIIEKFTNVDALSLREVADKSAVRIGGTISAAKVIRTRKDDLMGFATVEDLNGGVEVVVFPSIYASCADLLTPDTAVLVQGAAQVEESGVKILADQIIPMDQAEATWTVQVRLMVNPNKIDREKMTRLKSILQRYPGPCKGFIHICLDEKAEAVVSMDEGMGIRYCDAMAREVDVILGRGAVQTRVSDAASAMRNSDLNGRRNNGRQYTRN is encoded by the coding sequence GTGTCCGAGGAAACTTCCGATTTCGTTCATTTACACGTCCACACCCAGTACAGCCTGCTGGACGGCGCCATTCGCCTGGGGGACCTGTTCAAAAGGGCCAAGGAATTTCACATGCCGGCGGTGGCGCTCACCGACCACGGCACCATGTTCGGCGCCCTGGATTTTTATCAGCAGGCTACCTCCAGCGGGATCAAGCCCATCGTCGGCTGCGAATGCTACCTGGCCCCCCGCACGTTGAAGGATAAAACGCCCCAAGACAAGGCCGGATCACGGCATCTGGTGCTGCTGGCCGAAAACCAGCAAGGCTACCGCAACCTCTGCAAGCTGGCCACCATCGGGCAGTTGGAAGGCTTTTACTACAAACCCCGCATCGACAAAGCGGTGCTGGCCGAGCACGCCGAAGGTATCATCGCGCTATCCGCCTGCCTCAAAGGAGAGATTCCCCAATACATCCTGGCCGGGAAGATGGACAAGGCCGAAGAGGCAGCCCTTACCTATCTTAAAATGTTCGGGGAGGGTAATTTCTTTCTGGAACTGCAGCACAACGGCATCGCGGTCCAGGAAAAGGTCAACCAGGGGTTGGTCGAATTGAGCCGCATGTTGGACATCCCGCTGGTGGCCACCAATGACTGCCACTATCTGGATCAAAAAGATGCCAAGGCCCATGAGGTCCTTTTGTGCATTCAGACCCAGAAGACCATGGCCGACGAGGACCGCTTCGTTTTCGATTCCGATCAGCTCTATTTCAAATCTCCCGAGGAGATGAAGCACCATTTTGCCGAATATCCCGGTGCCATCGAAAATACCGTGGCCATTGCCGACCGCTGCTATATCGAGTTCGACTTCAAGACCTACCATTTCCCTCAGTTCGACGCCGAATCCGGCAAAACCGCGAACGAACTGTTCGAGGCCCAGGTGCGCGAAGGCTACGAACGCCGCATGGGACCGGTGCGCCGCAAAAATCCGGATCTGGATGAAACCGTGTACCGGGAGCGGCTGGAGTACGAGCTGAAAACCATCAAGGATATGGGCTTCCCCGGCTATTTTCTCATCGTCGCCGATTTCATCCGCTATGCCAAGGAAAACGGCATTCCCGTTGGACCCGGCCGCGGATCGGCTGCCGGCAGTCTGGTTTCCTATGCCATGTCCATCACCGACCTGGATCCCATCGAGCATGGCCTGATTTTCGAACGTTTCCTGAATCCCTCGCGCATCAGCATGCCTGACATCGATGTGGATTTTTGCATCCACGGACGGGAGCGGGTGTACAACTACGTGGTCGAACGCTACGGTGGGGGGGACTATGTGGCCCAGATCATTACCTACGGCAAAATGAAGGCCAAGCTGGTGATCCGGGACGTGGGACGGGCGCTGGGACTGCCTTTGGCGGAGGTGGATACCATCGCCAAGCTGATTCCCGACAGCCTCAAGATGACCATTGACAAGGCATTAAAAGAAGAACCCAAGCTGGCCGAAATGGTCAAAACGGACCCGCGCATCGCCGAGTTGATCGGAATCAGCCGCGCCCTGGAAGGGCTCTCCCGGCACGCCTCCACCCATGCGGCCGGCGTGGTGATCGGCGACAAACCCCTGGTGGAGTATCTGCCGCTGTACAAGGGGAAAAAGGGAGAAGTCGTCACCCAGTTCGACATGAAGAAGGTCGAGGATATCGGCCTGGTGAAGTTCGATTTTCTGGGATTGCGCAACCTGACGGTGATCGACCACGCTCTGAAAAGCATTGTCGACCAGGGCAAAACGGCGCCGGATCTGGCCAACCTGCCCATGGACGATGAGAAGACCTTCACCCTGCTCCAGTCGGGAGACACCACCGGCGTATTTCAACTGGAATCCTCCGGCATGAAGAACCTGATGGTGCGCCTGCACCCGGAATCCTTCGAGGATCTTACCGCCCTGGTGGCCTTGTATCGGCCCGGTCCCCTGGACAGCGGGATGGTGGACGACTTCGTGGACCGTAAACACGGCAAAAAGGAGGTGGTCTATTCGGTGGATTCCCTGGAGCCGATCCTTCAGGAAACCTACGGGGTAATTGTTTACCAGGAGCAGGTCATGCAGGTGGCCGGCGCGCTGGCCGGCTACACCATGGCCGATGCGGATAGCCTGCGCAAGGCCATCGGCAAGAAGATCGCCGATTTGATGGCCAAGCACAGGGAGAAGTTTGTCACGGGCGCCGTGAAAAACGGCGTGGATAAAGCCGTGGCCACCGAACTGTTCGATCTGATCGAGAAGTTCGGCGGCTATGGATTTAACAAATCCCACAGCGCGGCCTATGCGCTGATTGCCTACCAAACGGCATACCTCAAGGCCCATTTCCCGGTGGAATTCATGGCGGCCCTGCTGACCAGTGAAATCGACACCATAGACGGGGTGGTGAAATTCATCAACGAATGCCGCTCCCACGGCATCGAAGTGCTGCCGCCGGACATCAACGAGAGCAGCACCCTGTTTACCGCCGTCGACGACCGCATCCGGTTCGGTCTGGCAGCGGTGAAAAACGTGGGCGGCGCGGCCGTCGATCTGATTATCGCCGAACGGGAAGCCAACGGAACCTTCGAGTCCCTGTTCGATTTCTGCCAGCGGGTGGACCTGACCAAGGTGAACAAACGCGTGCTGGAAAGCCTGATCCGCTGCGGCGCCTTCGATTCCACCGGCGTATACCGTTCGCGCCTCATGGCGGTGCTCGAAGAAGCCCTGGATTACGGGCAGCGCATCCAGCGGGAGAGAAACAGCGCCCAGATGAGCCTGTTCGATGCCGGCGGCGGAGAGAATTTGTCCATCAACCTGCCTGCCATTCCCAACATCGACGAGTGGGACGGCCACGAGAAGTTGCAGCAGGAAAAAGAGACGTTGGGGTTCTACGTCACCGGCCATCCCCTGGACCGCTACAAGGATATCATCGAGAAATTCACCAATGTCGACGCCCTGAGTCTTCGGGAAGTGGCCGACAAAAGCGCCGTGCGCATCGGCGGCACCATCAGCGCCGCCAAGGTGATCCGCACCCGCAAGGACGATTTGATGGGCTTTGCCACTGTCGAGGATTTGAATGGCGGGGTGGAAGTGGTGGTGTTCCCGTCCATCTACGCAAGCTGCGCCGATCTTCTCACCCCGGATACTGCCGTGCTGGTCCAGGGGGCGGCACAGGTGGAAGAGAGCGGCGTCAAAATTCTCGCCGACCAGATCATCCCCATGGACCAGGCCGAGGCGACCTGGACCGTCCAGGTCCGGCTGATGGTGAACCCGAACAAAATCGATCGGGAGAAAATGACCCGGCTGAAATCGATCTTGCAGCGCTACCCCGGCCCCTGCAAAGGATTCATTCACATCTGCCTCGATGAAAAGGCCGAAGCGGTCGTCTCCATGGACGAAGGAATGGGTATCCGCTACTGTGACGCCATGGCCCGGGAAGTCGATGTTATTTTGGGGCGCGGGGCCGTCCAGACGCGGGTCAGCGACGCGGCCAGCGCCATGCGCAACAGTGATCTCAACGGCCGTCGCAACAACGGCCGCCAATACACCAGGAATTGA